The nucleotide sequence GGAGCGTCTCCCGTACGTCCTCGGGGTCGAGCCCGTACCGCGCGGCGGCCGCTTCGTCGTCGGCCAGGCCCCTCAGCCGTACGGCGTGCAGCGCGAGCAGCTCGGGGGTGGAGACGAGAGGGAAGGACGGGCCGGTCCCGGCGCCGGCCGGGGTGTCCTGGGGATCGGTAGGGTTCGCCACCCGCCCGAGCATAGGCCGGGCCGCCGCCCGCCGGCCCGCCGGCCTCGGGTCACCCGGGGCCCTGCCGAGGCCGGCGCACGAGGAGGAGGGCGACGTCGTCCGTCCGGTGCGCGCCGTGCTTGACGTGCAGGGTCAGCTCGTCCGCGAGCGCTTCCAGGTCGCGGGCCCGCGACACGCCCAGCCGTTCCGCCAGGTCCGCCATGGACGTGCCGATGTCGAGTCCCGGGGCCTCGACGAGGCCGTCGGTGTACAGGGCGAGGACGGAGCCGGGCTCCCAGGGCAGTTCGGTGGTGCGGTACTCGACGTCCGGCGCGATCCCCAGGAGGAGCCCGGGCGGGACCGTCTCCACGATCTCGGCGCTGCCGTCGGCACGGCGCAGGAGGGGCGGCGGATGCCCGGCACTGGCCAGCCGGAGGCGATGCCGGACGAGGTCGATCTCGGCGACCAGGCAGCTGGTGAAGCGGTCCGCGTCCAGATCGCCGAGCAGCCGGTTCGTCCGGGCGAGGATGTCGCCGGGTGAGGCACCGGCCGTCGCGTGGGCGTGGACGGCGGTCCGCACCTGCCCCATGAGGGCGGCGGCGGTCGTGTTGTGCCCCTGGACGTCGCCGATGACGGCGACGACGGAGGTGGGCGTGGCCGGCACGAGGTCGTAGAAGTCCCCGCCGATGTCCATGCCGTGACCGGCCGGCAGATAGCGGGCGGCGACGTCGAGACCCGGCAGCGGGGTCAGGCCGTGTGGCAGCAGGGCGGTCTGGAGGCTCCGTGCCAGCGAGTGCTCGGCGTCGTACAGCCGGGCCCTCGCCAGGGCCTGGGCGATGAGCCCGGCCAGCGAGGTGAGCAGGGCCCGTTCGGCCGACGGGAAGGGGCGGGGCCGCCGGTACGAGAGGATCAGCGAGCCCACGGGGCGGCCCGAGGCGACCAGCGGCAGGAACGCCCAGGCGTGGCGGCCCTCGTAGCGCGGCGCGTCGGGGTGGGCGCGGCGGAGGTCCTCGTACGTGGGGAAGAAGGCGGGGACGCCGGTCGAGAGCACCTGGGCGTCGGCGACCGGCGCGGTGAGCGGCTGGCCGTCGTAGCGGTCGACGAACTCCTGGCTGTAGCCGCGGTGGCCGACGATCCGCAGCCGGCCCTCGTCGACGCTCATCAGGACGAGCCCGTCCGGGCCGAAGGAGGGCACGATCTGGTCGGCGACGAGCTCGACGACGTCGCGGACGCCGGCGACCTCCGCCAGGGAGGCCGCCAGGTGCATCAGCTGGTACAGCGCGGCCGCGCCCACGGCCTCCACGGGGCTCGGGCGGGCGCCGGGGCCGTCCGGTGCGGGAGCGGGGCCCTCGTCGGTCGCCGCGCCGTCACCGGCCGGGGCCGGATGTCCCGTCGCCTCGGCGCTGCGCGGGATGATGAGGACGCTGACGCCGGTGGCGTCCGGGTAGAGCTCGAAGAGCAGAGGTCTCGACGGCCGGCTCATGGCGACGAACGAGGTCGCCCGGCGGGTGACGACGGCGGCGCGGTAGCGGTCCTCGAAGGCGGGGTCGTGCAGCCACAGCAGCGCCTCCCAAGGTCGTCTGCCGAGGAGCGCGGCCGCACCGGCGTCCACCAGCTCGGCCCCGGCCGTGTTGATGAACGTGATCTTCCCGTCGAGGTCCAGCGAGCAGCACCCCACGGGCAGCCGCTCGGCCAGGTCGAGGGCGGCCGCGGCCAGCGCGGGGTCGGCCTGCGAGGGGCGCTCCGGGTGCACGACGATCGGCGACGTGGGATGCGGCGGTGGCGGGTCCTGGTCGGCGGCGCGCCGCAGCAGCCGGGCCGCGAGGCGGCAGTGGGCGTCGAGCGTCTCGTGTTCGCGCGCGTCGAGGTGCGGCGGGTGCGACATCGGCCAGAGCATGACGACCCCGCCCCAGACCGTCGTGGCGTCGGCGATCGGGGTGGCCGCGAGCATGAAGTCGTACGGCAACACCATCCCGATCCGGGGGTAGCGGTGGGCGACCTCCTCCCGGCCGCCCAGCCACACGAGCCGGCGTTCCTTGATGGCGTCGGCCACCGGGACGGGCGCGTCGACCGGGATCCGGACCCACGGGGCGGCGATCTCCCGGGACGCGCCCGAGATCAGCACCAGGCGCAGCATCCGGTCGCCGGGGATCAGGAGGTAGACGAGGCCCACCGAGGCCGTGGTGTCGCGCATGAGCCCGCTGAGGACCGCCGCCATCCGGCCGTCAGCGAAGACGTCCTCCGGCCCCGGGCCGGCGGGCTCGTCCATCCGGCTCACCCGCCTGCCGCGGCACCCGTGGCGGGGCGGGCGCGGCGGAGCCCGGGGACCGGTCTGCCGGGGCCCGGCGGCCGGTCGCCCAGGGGGCGGGGACGGCACACGTCACACATATTCGGACCCTACGTCGACGGTCCGGCGCCCGCGCGGCAAGGAACGTGGCGGGGACCCGGTGCGGGCCTGGTGGGGGCTTGGTCGCGTCCTGCCCCGGGGGTGCGCGGCCGTGGAGCGGGGCGCGGGCTTCGGGGGCACAGTGGGACGAGGAGGCGGTCGACGGCGGCCGTCGTTGCCCGGAAGGCGGAAGACCGTGCCCGTCCAGCCCATCCCCGAGGGGTATCCGCGCGTCACGCCGTATCTCTGCACCGACGGAGCAGCGGCCGCGATCGACTTCTACACGTCCGTGCTCGGCGCCGAGGAGCGCGTGCGGATGGACGCCCCCGGCGGCAAGATCGGCCATGCCGAGCTCGCCCTCGGGAACTCGGTCGTCATGCTGGCCGACGAGTTCCCCGACATCGGCTTCCGCTCCCCCAGGTCGGTCGGCGGGACGCCGATCACCCTCCATGTGTACGTGGCGGACGTCGACGCCGTCTTCGCCGAGGCCCTGGCGCGGGGCGCGAAGCAACTGTCCCCGGTCAAGGACGAGTTCTACGGCGACCGCACCGGCCAGTTCGAGGACCCGTTCGGCCACCGCTGGAGCGTCGCGTCGCACATCGAGGACGTACCGGAGGAGGAGATGGCGAAGCGGGCCGAGGAGGCACTGAACCAACCGCCCTCCAAGGAGTCCTGAAGCGCTGGGGCCGGGTGGGCGGCCGGCTCCGTCCGTCCGTGCCCGGGCCTGGAGCGCCTCGGTCGTCAGCGGCCGTACACGCCCCGGCACAGCTCCGCCGCGCCCATCGGGGCGTCGATGTCCTGGGCCTGGCGGCACAGCTGGCGCATGGCCGGGGGCCGCGCGGTCGTGGGATGAGGCGTCGGGGGCTGCGGGACGGGCCGCGTCCGGGGACGCGCCGCTCGCCTCGGGGGCTCGGCCGGCGGCCGGGGGACGGCACGTACGGCCGGCTTCGCCGCCTTCGCCGCCTTCCCGGGTTGCGGGCCGCGGTGCCGTGACGCGGGCCCCGCCGGACGCGGGGCGGCGGTCCCGCCGGTCCGTCGGTCGTCTCCCGCGCGCTTCAGACCCGGCGTGGGCCGCCCCTGCGAACCGGGGTCCGTGACGGCGAGTTCCTCGTACGGGACCGGCGGGGTGGGCGCGGGCGGTGCGGGGAGGGGCGTCGGCGGCCGTTCGGCGGCGGGCGCGAGCTCCCGGGGCCCGGGCTGCGGCCGGGGCGCGGTCGGGTGCGGAACGGCCACGCAGCCGGCCGTGAGGAGTACGGACAGCAGGAGGAACGTCGTACGGCGGGGGTGCATGGCGATCACGCTGCCCGATCCGGCCCGGGCGGGGGGACGGCTCGGACCGGGTCCACCGTCACGGGTGAACCTGGTCACGACAGGGTGCCGGGGGCGGGCCGTCCCCGAGCCCACGCACCCGGGGCCAGCCGTCCCCTGAGACCACGCACCCGGGAGCCCGGGAGCCGGCCCTCCCCTGGGCCCGCGCACCCGGGAGCCGGCCCTCCCCTGGGCCCGCGCACCCCGGCCCCGCCCGCGCTTCCTCATTCCTCCCGCAGGCTCAGCACCAGGTCGCGCGGCAGGCCGTGGGTGTCGTGGAGGTAGTGGAGGTCCTCCTCCCCCAGCGGGCGCTGGAAGCGCGGGCGGGCGAGGACCTGTCGGCCGCGCTCCAGGAGGCGCCTGAAGCGCCGTTCCTCGTCGAGCAGGACGCGGCGCACCTCGTCCTGGCCGGTGTCCTGCCGGAAGTGGTCCAGGGTGTGTTCGACCAGCTCGGACGGCAGGTCGACGAGGCCCCGCCGCGGGTCGTCCCGCCACAGCACGGTGAGCACCCTGCGGATGAGGCGGCGCAGTACGTATCCGCGGCCGGTGGCGCCCGGGCGCACGCCGTCGCCGATGACGACGACGGCCGACCTCAGATGGTCGGAGACCAGGCGCAGGGAGGTCTCCTCCAGGGGCCACAGGCCGGGGAGGAGACGGCGCCAGGGGTCGAAGACGTCGCAGTCGAAGACGGAGGACTTCCCCTGGAGCAGTGAGGCGAGCCGTTCGAGGCCGAGTCCGGTGTCGACGTTGCGCTGCGGCAGCGGGACGAGGGAGCCGTCGTCGAGCCGGCGGTGC is from Streptomyces venezuelae ATCC 10712 and encodes:
- a CDS encoding SpoIIE family protein phosphatase — protein: MDEPAGPGPEDVFADGRMAAVLSGLMRDTTASVGLVYLLIPGDRMLRLVLISGASREIAAPWVRIPVDAPVPVADAIKERRLVWLGGREEVAHRYPRIGMVLPYDFMLAATPIADATTVWGGVVMLWPMSHPPHLDAREHETLDAHCRLAARLLRRAADQDPPPPHPTSPIVVHPERPSQADPALAAAALDLAERLPVGCCSLDLDGKITFINTAGAELVDAGAAALLGRRPWEALLWLHDPAFEDRYRAAVVTRRATSFVAMSRPSRPLLFELYPDATGVSVLIIPRSAEATGHPAPAGDGAATDEGPAPAPDGPGARPSPVEAVGAAALYQLMHLAASLAEVAGVRDVVELVADQIVPSFGPDGLVLMSVDEGRLRIVGHRGYSQEFVDRYDGQPLTAPVADAQVLSTGVPAFFPTYEDLRRAHPDAPRYEGRHAWAFLPLVASGRPVGSLILSYRRPRPFPSAERALLTSLAGLIAQALARARLYDAEHSLARSLQTALLPHGLTPLPGLDVAARYLPAGHGMDIGGDFYDLVPATPTSVVAVIGDVQGHNTTAAALMGQVRTAVHAHATAGASPGDILARTNRLLGDLDADRFTSCLVAEIDLVRHRLRLASAGHPPPLLRRADGSAEIVETVPPGLLLGIAPDVEYRTTELPWEPGSVLALYTDGLVEAPGLDIGTSMADLAERLGVSRARDLEALADELTLHVKHGAHRTDDVALLLVRRPRQGPG
- a CDS encoding VOC family protein, which encodes MPVQPIPEGYPRVTPYLCTDGAAAAIDFYTSVLGAEERVRMDAPGGKIGHAELALGNSVVMLADEFPDIGFRSPRSVGGTPITLHVYVADVDAVFAEALARGAKQLSPVKDEFYGDRTGQFEDPFGHRWSVASHIEDVPEEEMAKRAEEALNQPPSKES